Proteins from a single region of Strix aluco isolate bStrAlu1 chromosome 18, bStrAlu1.hap1, whole genome shotgun sequence:
- the LOC141931596 gene encoding sodium-dependent serotonin transporter-like: MAEQPCPAPATSPPWQGTAPHPGPPTGPTPPGPQTHPRDKWSKKMDFLLSVIGFAVDLGNVWRFPYICYQNGGGAFLIPYTLMAVFGGVPLFYMELALGQFHRTGAIPIWKRICPIFKGIGFAICIIGLYVSFYYNTIIAWALYYFYSSFSGTLPWASCDNPWNTPDCTNYFGRRNVTWTNFSRSPAEEFYTRKVLEIQKSRGLYDTGGIHWQLLLCLFLIFTIVYFSLWKGVKTSGKVVWVTATLPYFVLLILLIRGATLPGAWRGVVFYLRPDWGKLLSTAVWVDAAAQIFFSLGPGFGVLLALASYNHFHNNCYRDALVTSVVNCLTSFLSGFVIFTVLGYMAEMRDVEVEDVARDKGPSLLFITYPEAIANMVGSTFFAIIFFLMMITLGLDSTFGGLEAVITAVMDEYPQVLAGRREVFVLGLITVCFLGSLSTLTYGGAYVVKLLEEFGAGCSILAVVLLETIAVSWFYGIQRFSHDVKAMLGFTPGLFWKVCWVAVSPALLAFIVISSLLDQPLLTLFDYQYPEWSISVGYLIGASSFICIPFYMVYKLVWTPGSLKQRLAVCIRPEKTTRDPQAEAVCMSPAP, translated from the exons atggcagagcagccctgcccgGCGCCCGCCACCAGCCCACCCTGGCAGGGCACAGCTCCCCACCCGGGTCCCCCGACTGGCCCCACACCCCCAGGGCCACAAACCCACCCCAGGGACAAGTGGAGCAAAAAAATGGATTTTCTCCTCTCGGTCATCGGATTCGCCGTCGATCTGGGCAACGTCTGGCGGTTCCCTTACATCTGCTACCAAAACGGAGGGG GAGCCTTCCTCATCCCGTACACGCTGATGGCTGTTTTCGGAGGGGTGCCCCTCTTCTACATGGAGCTGGCCCTGGGGCAGTTCCACAGGACGGGCGCCATCCCCATCTGGAAGCGCATCTGCCCCATCTTTAAAG GCATCGGCTTTGCCATTTGCATCATTGGCCTCTACGTCTCCTTCTACTACAACACCATCATCGCCTGGGCTCTCTACTACTTCTACTCGTCCTTCTCGGGCACCCTGCCCTGGGCGAGCTGCGACAACCCCTGGAACACGCCTGACTGCACCAACTACTTCGGGAGGAGAAACGTGACCTGGACCAACTTCTCCAGGTCCCCCGCTGAGGAGTTTTATAC GAGGAAGGTCCTGGAGATCCAGAAATCCAGGGGTCTGTACGATACAGGGGGGATCCACTGGcagctgctcctctgcctcttcctcatcttcaccaTCGTCTACTTCAGCCTGTGGAAAGGAGTGAAAACCTCTGGGAAG GTGGTGTGGGTGACGGCCACGCTGCCCTACTTCGTCCTCCTCATCCTGCTGATCCGAGGGGCCACCCTGCCCGGCGCCTGGAGGGGGGTCGTCTTCTACCTGCGCCCAGACTGGGGCAAACTCCTGAGCACCGCG GTTTGGGTGGATGCTGCTGCGCAGATTTTCTTCTCCTTGGGCCCTGGATTCGGTGTCCTCCTCGCTCTGGCCAGTTACAACCATTTTCACAACAACTGCTACCG GGATGCGCTGGTCACCAGCGTGGTGAACTGCCTCACCAGCTTCCTCTCGGGCTTCGTCATCTTCACCGTGCTGGGCTACATGGCCGAGATGAGGGACGTGGAGGTGGAGGATGTCGCGAGAGATAAAG GGCCAAGCCTCCTTTTTATCACCTACCCTGAAGCAATCGCCAACATGGTGGGATCCACCTTCTTTGCCATCATATTCTTCCTGATGATGATAACGCTGGGGCTGGACAGCACG TTTGGGGGCTTGGAGGCCGTGATCACGGCCGTGATGGATGAGTacccccaggtcctggctgggCGGCGGGAGGTCTTTGTCCTCGGCCTCATCACAGTCTGTTTCCTGGGCTCCCTGAGCACCCTCACCTAT GGGGGAGCCTACGTGGTGAAGCTGCTGGAGGAGTTTGGTGCTGGCTGCTCAATCCTAGCAGTGGTACTACTGGAAACGATAGCTGTCTCCTGGTTTTACG GGATACAGAGGTTCTCCCACGATGTGAAAGCCATGCTGGGCTTCACCCCGGGGCTCTTCTGGAAGGTGTGCTGGGTCGCCGTCAGCCCTGCGTTGTTAGCG TTCATCGTTATCAGCTCCCTCCTGGACCAGCCACTTCTGACGCTCTTCGACTACCAGTACCCTGAGTGGAGCATCTCAGTGGGGTACCTCATTGGAGCCTCGTCCTTCATCTGCATCCCCTTCTACATGGTGTACAAGCTCGTCTGGACGCCGGGGTCCCTCAAGCAG CGCCTCGCCGTCTGCATTCGGCCAGAGAAAACAACACGAGACCCCCAAGCCGAGGCGGTGTGCATGTCACCTGCCCCGTAG
- the C18H12orf76 gene encoding uncharacterized protein C12orf76 homolog has translation MALATVRGWALAALALLAPAERSRPYAVLQKQNLVLLGSILSALLLTIILMAVCVYKPVRRR, from the exons ATGGCGTTGGCGACTGTGAGGGGCTGGGCGCTGGCCGCGCTGGCCCTGCTGGCCCCGGCGGAGCGCAGCCGGCCCTACGCggtgctgcagaagcagaacCTGG TGCTGCTGGGCAGCATCCTCAGCGCCCTCCTGCTCACCATCATCCTCATGGCCGTCTGCGTCTACAAGCCCGTCCGGCGGCGGTAG